The stretch of DNA GGTTTTCATcagatataattatataaatacgCTCATATGTTCCTTCAATACTTTAGCCATTGATAAGTGATAACAACGTTCTTCCATGCATTTGTACCTCATGCTGTGATGATTTTCTTTACTCTTTATTAGacaaaaaaggaaattaaatgtGCAGGGCAGCACCAAGAGAAGAAGTAATAAATAATGTTGCATGGCAATTTTCTAAAGTAAAATGTTGAAATTATGTGCAGTCGAATTCGCGTGGGCCAAGGTTGCCATGGCACGACTTGCATTGCAAAGTCGAGGGTCCAGCTGCATATGATATATTGATCAATTTTGaacaaagatggagaaaagcaaaaaaatggCGTGATTTTCGGCTAAAAAAGGTGACAAAGTGGCATGAGGATGCTTTACTAAGCCTAGAACGCCTTTCTTGGATGCTCACTCCATCTTCGAGTCCTGATGGTGAGAAAGCTGTCTATGTAACCGATGAACATGATCCTGAGAGTTGGAATGTGCAGGTATGCAGGaaatatattgataaaaagTTGATTAACATATGCAATCCTTCTTTGTAAAATCGAATATATGTTATGAAGAAACATTAAATACAGGTATTTCGGTCCATAGATTCAGGATCCGTCATGGGTTTCCCAAAGAGTGTTGAGCAAGCAAAGGCTCAGGTGAGGACAATTTTGTACGTGATGCCTACTTGAACTGTACTCTACTGATATGGCATGTAAACCGCAGTTTCCTCTAAAGTTTGCATGCCATATCGAACCAATTCTTTCATAGATTCTTGGCCTTTACTAAACTAATCTTGAGCCCCCACCCCCTCGTTTTTCAGAACCTTTTCtgtggaaaaaatttgaaagtaGATAAAAGCATTCATGCTGCTTATGTAAAAGCAATAAGATCAGCAGAACACTTCATCTACATTGAGAATCAGTATTTCCTGGGGTCCTCGTATAATTGGCATTCACACAAAGGTGCAggtatataaaatatagtttcCAATATCGTTATCTTTGTAATATATGAAATTGGGCTTATTGATGTTGTTCTATCATATGTTTCTTTCTATGCTCTTCTACAACTCCATgcaaattaatttcagatgttGTCAAAATATTTCAGATGTGCCCCGTAGaacttaattttaatatctaaTTTGGTATACTTATAATGAAAAAGTAATGATGTTATAACAATGATACAAAGGACACAAGGTGTGAAGAtgagcttttttttttaatgatttattatCTTTAAAAGGTGCAAATCACTTGATTCCCATGGAATTGGCCTTAAAAATTGCCAGCAAGATCATCGCCAACGAACGTTTTTCTGCGTATATAGTTATACCAATGTGGCCAGAGGGAGTTCCTGGTAGTGTTGCTATTCAAGAAATTCTGTTCTGGCAGGTCAGACCAATTTCTAGTCGTTGTTCCTTTTCTAATCTAGTAACTTAGCGTTCTAGTATATCAAACTTGTGCCAAGGTTACATAGATTTGAAACGTTGGGCCAAATTCTCATCTTATTTTGGTGACCTTTTCATAActcttaaaagaataaatatgtTTCGTTTTTTAGTCCCTTTTTTTCATCCTAAAATGATTGGAGGAAAGGAACTCACAAGTCAAAAATAAATACGTGGAAAAATGGATTTGTGATGTGATATTCCAAAGAATTTGATAAGTTAATACATGCCAGTAAAAATTTATCATCAGCAATTTGAATGACTACAGGGACAGACAATGTCTATGATGTACAAGATTGTTGCTGATGCTCTTAAAAAAGCAGGTCTTTCTCATCACTATCATCCTCAAGATTACCTCAATTTTTACTGTCTTGGAAAGCGTGAACCTTTGTCTTCAGATATTCCATTGCCAACTCAGACATCCGAAAATCGTGGTTTGGTATACTGAGCTAATCTCCTTCTATACTTGTAGCCAAATGTCTGCATTGCATTGCACTGCATGCAAGTGTGAACCCTGAATTCTATTTGGAGGCTTATATTCTTTTACCCCTTTTCTTAATCAGAATTCATCCAAAAAATCAAGACGTTTTATGATTTATGTTCATGCCAAAGGAATGATAGTTGATGACGAGTATGTTATCATGGGATCTGCAAATATTAATCAGAGATCCATGGATGGTTCAAGGGACACAGAAATAGCTATGGGTGCTTATCAGCCAAAATACACATGGAAAGAGAAGAATTCTCATCCACATGGCCAGGTGACAATGCCACCCCAACACTTTGTAGTTTATTTAAAGTATGACTGCATAACTATGTTTCAGATTAGGTGAACATGAACATAGGAAAATGAAGCAGGTTGTATAGTTATTCATTTCCAACAAATTAAGGTGGTGCTGGTTTGATGCAGGTGTATGGTTACAGAATGTCACTGTGGGCTGAGCACCTTGGTAGCCTTAAGGAAATATATGAAGAACCAAAGAGCCTAGAATGTGTTAGGTATGTGAACTATATAGCCAAACAAAACTGGGATGCATATGTATCAGAGGAAGGGAAGGAGCTGAGGGGACATTTGATGCAGTACCCGATTATGGTAGGCTCTGATGGAAAAGTGAGCCCGCTGCCAGATCATGAGTACTTTCCTGATGTTGGTGGTAAAGTTCTTGGATCACCCAATTCGCTTCCCGATGCACTAACCACATGACATGATATCATACACAAAACTCCCAACCCAATTTGTATTCCTAAAATATGATTGTATGTGAAACATTATGGAATGATTCTGAAAATATCCTTCTGCTATGTAAATTCCtgtatttgataaaattctGAAATATCATTGGTGTTTTcaattttctctctatttttggACCAATGGATTTTGACTATCAGAACAAATCCGATGAACGGAATGATAGAGATATCAATTAGCATCTGACAGCCAAGTGATGTTTAGTgtatattattgttgttgtcttCCCTCGAACAAGTAACAACCCTTCATTAGAATTCAGAGACAAAGGTAAAAATTGTAAATGACATTAGTGTATTGTGATCAATCATTTTTTCATGGAGTCATATAACAAACAATACAAGAAATTAGGAAAAGCgtattaatattattcttataaACTTCGGTCAAAATAGTATTTAACTACTTGTATTAGTatcaataaaagataatatgaCTGAACCGGACAAAATGAATTGTATATTTTCTAGGCAAGACTTATCGCAAAAGACCGCATAGCGCAGTGGATTAGCGCGTCTGACTTCGGATCAGAAGGTCGTGGGTTCGACTCCCACTGTGGTcgctttttttcattttgagcTTTACATTTTAAGCGAACGAACAACTGACAGTGTAGCATGAGTATATCGCgtcttttatattgtatcagaCTCGGTTATTGCTCTAATTTTAAACATCAGTCTTCACGCCCCAAATATAATGGCTGAATCAGATGCCAAAAAAATTGAGGAAAAGAATGAGAAGAAAGCAGATAGGTCATCAATGCACTCGTCGTTTCTCTCTGAAGATGTAATGATTGGAAAAACTTAGGGGAATGTGGCAGAACTCGAGAAAGAGAATGAGCAAGTTGAGAGTTAAAACTGAAGGGCCTCAAGAGAAGAGTTAAGACAGCATTTCGACAGATTCAAGGTTCTTTGAAGCCAACATTAAGCTGAATAGTAATTTACTAATTTCATATCATCGCATCTTCCTACAGtttctttttttaagaaaaagacaTTTACGTTACTCCTTCATGTGTCTATATTCTATATATTAATCATTTAACGTATGAATTTGTACAAACAGACAATTAATTTAGAAAAGGGAGGGTGTagtgtcaccaaaaaaaaaaagggggggagGGAGTGCTTTATTCAGTTGCACCTACATTTTCGTTTTTCATAATAAGCGACTCTCGAACCATACCATGAGAACATGATGAACTCAATTGCACCGAAATGATCTCAAAAAATTTGAGTGAAATAATGGCCAAGCTTTATTCAACAAAAGAGAACTGGGTAGTTATCATCATCCTGTTGCTTTTGACAATATCGAATGAAGAACTAAGATAAATAATAAGAACCCTGTTTCCAAGTCCATATACCGCGCGAGGTAAAGTCTCTTTCAAACCAAATAATGCTACACATATATGAATATGATATATCCTATTGTATAATAAAATATCGGTTCTTCAAATtgtcaaaaatcaaaatatcaatgTGCTATGGCCATAATCGGTTTAGTCTACAAATGATATTTTGCTCTCCCATAATCAATACATGTAAATGTATTCCAAGGTCGGACTAAGGTATCAGGGCACAGCCTAATATTcagaaaacatcataaaataaGACATCAAACTAACTATCCATCAGACTGAAACAGCTATGGATATGATGAAATTTGAAACTAACCTACAGTTGGAGAAGTAAAGCTCCTCAAAAATTTAATATGTAAAATCTAAAGCAGCAGTAGCAGGAAGAAGCTCTGCATACAGGAATCAAATATTACCTCATGTCTGGTGGGACAATGCCTATGTATCATAAGATCTAAGCCTGACAGTGCTTCCATGATTCAGTTCCAAACCAGCAGATTAAACCGCACTTTTCTTGCTCCTGAAACTCTCCTTCATCAATGCGAATTTTTTCTTGCACTGATTCACAGTCTTCCCAGGGACAGCTGTTGCGACTCGTTCCCATCGCTGGTTAGTTTCCTTTGGGAAGGCTTTTAGAGCTTGAACCAGTGCTCGTTCCTGTACTGCAGACCACACGTCTTGTTCTGAACTAGAGGAAACTCCATTTGCAGCAGCAGGAGAAGGAGCAGAACCAGATGTCTGGTTGCTATTAGAGTCTTCTGAGTTATTTGTTGTTGCAGCAGCACTATTTTCAGGCTTTGCAGGAATTGATACCCCTTCTAATTCTTCTCTGGTTGACAGTGGAGATGCAATTGATTGTGCTGCAGGTTTCCTTTTCTCAAGGAAAGCATCAAAAGCTTTGGCTGAATCTGGCTTCTGGAGGAGAACTGTTTTTGTTGCCTTCATTATTTCGTCCACTGATCTTCCAGTACCAATGTATTCGGAAATAACCTCCCATCTCCTTGAAGTTCCTTTGGGATATTTCTGCATTCCTTTCCTCAATAGATCAATCTCTTCTTTACTCCAAGGTTTCTCCTTCTTCTCAATGTTGCTTAAAGAAACACTGCCATTAACCTTCACGGCACCATTTTGTTGGatacttctctcttctttcttatcTGTCTCATCTTTCTTGCAACTCAGTGCATCTCTTAGAACTTCTGCCTGGTCCACTACCTGTTTTCCCTCCATTTTCTCACACAAACCCCTTAGCTTCTCAATATCAAATGACATGCAAAGCTTCTCAACATCGTCGTCAGAAATACCAAGTAACTGTTGTGACAATATAGGTCCAGAGAGATTCCGCAGCCGTGTTCTCTCCTTCCGCAAgagctttttctctttctccttcaccTTCTTCTGCTGTGAAGCAACTTCTGCAGCTCgtttctcttcctcctcctttcgCCGCTTCTCCTCTTCTGCAATTCtggctgcttcttcttcctgcATCCTCTTTGCCATGATTTTAGCCTCTTTTTTCCTTTGCTTCTCAgctttctcctcttcttttcttctcaatATTCTTGGGTCTCTCTTATAAGCATTATCAACAAGGGAACGTATCCGAGCATACTCTTCCTTCCTAGCTTTCTCTGAAAGTTTTGCATTCTGCCTTTCCATCCATCTCTTATGGTCACGAGATTCAGCTTGCTCAAGATCAAACTCATCAGCATGGGGAAACTCCCTCCAACTTTTAAAGGAGTACCAAAAATTGTAGAAATCATCAACTTCTTTTAGTGGAGTATTATCATCGCCTAGTGATGGAATTGGTTGACTGACTGACCACCGACCATTCCTCATAAATGCAGGACCAAACACTTTGAAGAAGTCCTGCGGAGCACAATC from Arachis duranensis cultivar V14167 chromosome 4, aradu.V14167.gnm2.J7QH, whole genome shotgun sequence encodes:
- the LOC107482757 gene encoding uncharacterized protein LOC107482757, whose protein sequence is MAVHSEYRLIGYSEEIVDGQPIFVSSNCLPIKAVKYEPAGHAFHSAALKLLGVRENNEDPDSKKVVDDKEPTSLPSDSYSSKSKKKAGDKQQDHYALLGLSHLRYLASEDQIRKSYRETALRFHPDKQAALLLAEETETAKQAKKDEIESHFKAIQEAYEVLIDPVKRRIYDSTDEFDDEIPTDCAPQDFFKVFGPAFMRNGRWSVSQPIPSLGDDNTPLKEVDDFYNFWYSFKSWREFPHADEFDLEQAESRDHKRWMERQNAKLSEKARKEEYARIRSLVDNAYKRDPRILRRKEEEKAEKQRKKEAKIMAKRMQEEEAARIAEEEKRRKEEEEKRAAEVASQQKKVKEKEKKLLRKERTRLRNLSGPILSQQLLGISDDDVEKLCMSFDIEKLRGLCEKMEGKQVVDQAEVLRDALSCKKDETDKKEERSIQQNGAVKVNGSVSLSNIEKKEKPWSKEEIDLLRKGMQKYPKGTSRRWEVISEYIGTGRSVDEIMKATKTVLLQKPDSAKAFDAFLEKRKPAAQSIASPLSTREELEGVSIPAKPENSAAATTNNSEDSNSNQTSGSAPSPAAANGVSSSSEQDVWSAVQERALVQALKAFPKETNQRWERVATAVPGKTVNQCKKKFALMKESFRSKKSAV